The following proteins come from a genomic window of Deltaproteobacteria bacterium IMCC39524:
- the dprA gene encoding DNA-processing protein DprA has translation MDHLLPWLRLQLTPNLGRVGLISLIKHFETPQNALQAARRGWPNLPGLRQGLADLVPDSNADTVQQSCQSLNKMNGWVITLWDTGYPQRLRQISDPPALLYGCGVLPEEPYLAIVGARYPTEVGRSFTEKLSEQVADAGVVISSGLARGIDTAAHRGVINGVGKTVAVLGCGLDHVYPPENKSLYQKIIEQGALLSEYAPGTEPLPGHFPGRNRIISGLSKATLVVEAACNSGSLITAEFALEQGRDVMAVPGGIDRKTSYGPNLLIKQGAHPVTEASEVLEILGMTGASRKSAFNRQKTGYNLSEPASKVLSKLDLNPRHSDELAGESGLTPMELSAILLQLELQDYAEKLPGGRYIRGRQAR, from the coding sequence ATGGATCACCTGCTGCCATGGTTGCGCTTGCAACTCACCCCCAATCTTGGCCGAGTCGGCCTGATCTCCCTGATCAAACATTTCGAAACACCTCAAAACGCACTTCAAGCCGCCAGGAGAGGATGGCCCAATTTACCTGGCCTGCGGCAGGGGCTGGCAGACCTGGTCCCTGACTCGAATGCGGATACAGTACAACAGTCCTGCCAGAGCCTGAATAAAATGAACGGCTGGGTCATCACTCTCTGGGACACAGGCTATCCTCAGCGCCTCCGCCAGATTTCTGACCCACCTGCGCTGCTGTACGGCTGCGGTGTCCTGCCTGAAGAACCATATCTTGCCATCGTCGGGGCACGGTATCCGACAGAGGTCGGGAGAAGTTTCACCGAAAAACTTTCTGAGCAGGTGGCAGACGCCGGTGTTGTTATCAGCAGTGGCCTTGCCCGCGGCATCGATACTGCTGCCCACCGCGGTGTTATAAATGGTGTGGGCAAGACTGTGGCCGTTCTCGGTTGCGGTCTCGATCATGTTTATCCCCCGGAAAACAAAAGTTTGTATCAAAAGATCATAGAGCAAGGCGCACTGCTCTCCGAATACGCTCCCGGAACAGAACCTTTGCCCGGGCATTTCCCCGGCCGCAATCGCATCATAAGCGGCTTAAGCAAAGCAACCCTGGTCGTGGAAGCTGCCTGCAACAGCGGCTCACTGATTACGGCCGAATTCGCCCTCGAGCAGGGGCGAGACGTCATGGCCGTCCCCGGTGGCATAGACCGCAAAACCAGCTATGGACCAAATCTTCTTATCAAACAAGGCGCGCATCCGGTTACGGAAGCCTCGGAAGTCCTTGAGATTCTTGGCATGACCGGAGCGAGCAGAAAAAGTGCTTTCAACCGTCAAAAAACAGGTTACAACCTTTCGGAACCGGCCAGCAAGGTGCTCTCCAAACTCGACCTAAACCCGCGTCACAGCGATGAACTTGCTGGGGAAAGTGGGTTGACACCTATGGAGCTTTCGGCTATTTTACTGCAGCTAGAGCTACAGGATTATGCTGAAAAGCTGCCGGGCGGTCGTTATATACGAGGTCGCCAGGCACGCTGA
- a CDS encoding DUF494 family protein codes for MRERVLAIVSFIAQYFLDDRDMATENDLVEELLSVGFEAEEIDAAFCWMESQALCAPTGSETSLNIPSLSHRVFTTEENRALSSDARGFLTRLRTMGILDDDVQEEVIDKALLMAEDEVTLKEIKTITVLAMFANSQNEWRREFDCLLEDDWQRLLN; via the coding sequence TTGAGAGAACGGGTCCTGGCAATTGTAAGCTTCATCGCCCAATACTTTCTCGATGATCGTGACATGGCGACAGAGAACGATCTTGTCGAAGAGTTGCTTTCTGTTGGTTTTGAGGCCGAAGAGATCGATGCTGCTTTCTGCTGGATGGAAAGTCAGGCACTTTGCGCACCAACCGGCAGCGAAACCTCGTTGAACATCCCATCGCTCAGTCACCGGGTCTTTACCACAGAAGAGAACCGGGCGCTGTCTTCAGATGCCCGCGGCTTCTTAACCCGCTTGAGGACCATGGGGATTCTGGATGACGACGTTCAGGAAGAAGTCATCGACAAGGCTCTGCTGATGGCAGAAGACGAGGTCACCCTGAAAGAGATTAAAACCATTACGGTACTGGCCATGTTCGCCAACTCACAGAACGAATGGCGCAGAGAATTCGACTGCCTGCTCGAAGATGACTGGCAACGCCTACTTAACTAA
- the nudC gene encoding NAD(+) diphosphatase, which produces MSGLPEFYASTLDLPFNRACLYSQFVLESPTVDPGGMGYGLLLRGNMLLVEKTPQSAKLPYGEWGEYPSIYLGLWQGKPCRLIALEGGVPIPEGLEPLGLLDDKPLLPIELLSLGGIGRMILHWRARSSFCGYCGQPTDWMSGEWGRKCNSCGAHTFPAIHPCAIVLVRRPGQVLLTRKAEWAPNRYSLVAGFQEFGESLEETAIREIAEETGIVANNVRYVGSQCWPFPSQVMVGFVADYVGGEVEVDTTELDDARWFSVNNLPALPPKRSIARYILDTAMEQS; this is translated from the coding sequence GTGAGCGGTCTGCCGGAATTTTATGCCTCAACCCTGGATTTGCCCTTTAACCGGGCCTGTCTCTACAGTCAATTTGTTCTGGAGAGTCCCACTGTTGATCCTGGTGGTATGGGTTATGGCCTGTTGCTGCGCGGCAATATGCTGTTGGTGGAAAAAACTCCGCAGAGCGCCAAGCTTCCTTATGGAGAATGGGGCGAGTATCCGTCAATCTACCTCGGCCTTTGGCAGGGCAAACCCTGTCGATTGATTGCTCTCGAAGGTGGCGTCCCCATACCTGAAGGTCTTGAACCCTTAGGTTTGCTGGATGACAAACCACTCCTGCCGATTGAGTTGCTTTCTCTCGGTGGTATAGGGCGCATGATTTTGCACTGGCGGGCGCGTAGCAGCTTTTGTGGCTACTGTGGCCAGCCGACTGATTGGATGTCTGGCGAGTGGGGGCGCAAATGTAATAGCTGCGGTGCACACACTTTCCCTGCCATCCATCCCTGTGCCATCGTTCTCGTTCGCAGGCCGGGGCAAGTCCTCTTGACCCGCAAAGCGGAGTGGGCGCCCAATCGTTACAGCCTGGTGGCTGGTTTTCAGGAGTTTGGTGAGTCTCTGGAAGAAACAGCGATTCGCGAGATTGCCGAGGAGACCGGGATTGTAGCCAACAATGTTCGCTATGTTGGCAGCCAGTGCTGGCCTTTCCCGAGCCAGGTGATGGTTGGGTTCGTTGCCGATTATGTCGGTGGAGAAGTCGAAGTCGATACGACAGAACTTGACGACGCGCGCTGGTTTTCTGTTAATAACCTGCCGGCGCTACCGCCCAAACGCAGCATCGCCCGTTATATCCTGGATACCGCGATGGAGCAGTCATGA
- a CDS encoding metallophosphoesterase family protein, with protein sequence MSNPTYLPKRLLAVGDIHGCLHQLKTLMEQVIPNLADQVVFLGDYVDRGPASFGVIDYLLEFGKTFPSTVFLRGNHEQMFSDYLEGRDPTAFLINGGTKTLDSYQQAEMWPIPESHRNFINTLRDVYETNDYIFVHAGLRPGLALAKQDRSDLLWIRREFINSDYDWGKTVVYGHTPLKVPFIAETRLGLDTGCVYGRQLTCCDVRTRQIWQT encoded by the coding sequence ATGTCAAATCCAACATACTTACCCAAACGCCTGCTTGCCGTTGGCGACATCCATGGGTGCCTGCATCAACTCAAAACGTTGATGGAGCAGGTCATACCAAACCTTGCAGACCAGGTTGTCTTCCTGGGGGATTACGTTGATCGAGGGCCTGCCAGTTTTGGCGTGATCGATTATCTGCTCGAGTTTGGCAAAACCTTCCCTTCAACGGTATTTCTACGCGGCAACCATGAACAGATGTTTAGCGATTACCTTGAGGGGCGTGATCCAACGGCTTTTCTCATCAACGGTGGAACGAAGACTTTAGACAGCTACCAGCAGGCAGAGATGTGGCCAATCCCGGAGTCACACCGCAACTTCATTAACACACTCAGAGATGTTTATGAAACGAATGATTACATTTTCGTCCATGCTGGACTGCGCCCCGGTTTAGCCCTGGCAAAACAGGACCGCAGCGACCTGCTCTGGATACGTCGCGAGTTCATCAATTCTGACTACGACTGGGGAAAAACTGTGGTCTATGGTCACACCCCACTGAAGGTGCCCTTTATAGCGGAGACGCGACTGGGCCTTGATACCGGCTGTGTTTATGGTCGGCAACTCACCTGTTGCGATGTCCGCACCCGGCAGATATGGCAGACATGA
- a CDS encoding OsmC family protein — MMEITFPGGVQVNAQFNGFEIATDQPEKNGGQNSAPSPFDFFLASLGTCAGFFALRFCQQRDLSTEGLRLQLTAEHDAETKRLDRVEITMQLPKDFPDKYRSAIIRATDQCAVKKALLDTPEIELITL, encoded by the coding sequence ATGATGGAAATCACTTTTCCCGGCGGCGTTCAGGTTAATGCACAATTCAATGGTTTCGAGATCGCTACGGACCAACCTGAAAAAAATGGTGGCCAGAATTCGGCACCCTCGCCTTTCGATTTTTTTCTCGCCTCCCTCGGCACCTGTGCCGGATTTTTCGCTCTGCGTTTCTGTCAGCAGCGGGACCTATCAACGGAGGGCCTGCGCCTGCAACTGACGGCCGAACACGACGCCGAGACAAAAAGACTCGACCGGGTGGAAATCACCATGCAGCTGCCGAAAGACTTCCCTGACAAATACCGCAGCGCAATTATCCGTGCCACCGATCAGTGTGCGGTCAAGAAAGCGCTGCTCGACACACCGGAGATTGAGCTTATTACACTCTAG
- a CDS encoding diacylglycerol kinase family lipid kinase, whose protein sequence is MRIKLIANPVSGGDARPRIELARGALERCGAEVDLYLTGARGDARKAAAQALTEGYDRVVAAGGDGTLNEVVNGISSPGLPIAFLPFGTVNVFALEAGIPKQLEAACALAVRGSARLITLGSLNEEFFLLMVSAGWDAEAVAQVRTGLKKRIGRMAYAVSALEVFLRKTPAPVQIITAEGQQHSGFGVVISNCRHYGGRYLVTPKASMFSDELEVCLLRQGGRLAMVRFAINIALQRPLHEPLVEFLTLSSVELKGDFVAVQVDGDVAEPLPAKIKAVPRAVSMVLPAACK, encoded by the coding sequence ATGCGTATAAAACTTATTGCCAATCCGGTTAGTGGAGGCGATGCCCGCCCGCGCATTGAACTTGCGCGCGGGGCTCTGGAAAGGTGTGGCGCCGAAGTGGACCTCTACCTTACAGGCGCTCGTGGCGACGCCCGAAAGGCCGCTGCGCAAGCTTTGACTGAGGGGTACGATCGAGTCGTTGCCGCCGGTGGCGATGGCACTCTCAACGAGGTGGTCAATGGCATTTCCTCACCTGGACTGCCGATTGCTTTTCTGCCTTTCGGTACAGTCAATGTGTTTGCTCTTGAAGCCGGGATTCCCAAACAACTGGAAGCCGCATGTGCTTTGGCAGTGAGGGGCTCGGCACGTTTGATCACTCTCGGTTCACTCAATGAAGAATTCTTTCTGCTCATGGTGAGTGCCGGTTGGGATGCCGAAGCCGTTGCGCAGGTAAGGACTGGGCTCAAAAAACGTATTGGCCGCATGGCCTATGCCGTCAGTGCCCTGGAGGTTTTCTTGCGAAAAACTCCAGCTCCTGTGCAAATCATTACAGCGGAGGGTCAACAGCATAGTGGTTTTGGTGTGGTCATCAGCAACTGTCGGCATTACGGTGGCCGTTACCTAGTGACTCCCAAAGCGTCAATGTTTAGTGATGAGCTCGAAGTCTGCTTGCTGCGACAGGGCGGTCGTCTGGCCATGGTCAGATTCGCTATCAATATCGCGTTGCAACGACCTCTCCATGAGCCTCTGGTGGAGTTTTTAACTCTTTCTTCTGTTGAGTTGAAAGGAGACTTTGTCGCCGTTCAGGTTGATGGTGATGTTGCCGAGCCCTTACCCGCGAAAATCAAGGCTGTACCGCGAGCGGTCAGCATGGTTTTACCCGCAGCCTGTAAATGA
- the topA gene encoding type I DNA topoisomerase has protein sequence MANSLVIVESPAKAKTIEKFLGKGYQVLASYGHVRDLPSKDGSVDVDNDFLPKYVVSAKAKKQLTILKQALKKADNLVLATDPDREGEAIAWHLLEALGVDEKGDSPHVSRVVFHEITKDAVNEAIANPRQISTEMVDAQQARRILDYLVGFNLSPVLWRKIPGSRSAGRVQSVALRLICEREEEIEAFQSKDYWTIEATMANAEKTTFSARLHTIDDKKVASSAKNLESNAYQVIADQKAAEALVEEIKPLPVQVSTVSRTEKKRRPAAPFTTSTLQQEANRKLGFSARKTMSTAQKLYEGVDTGDGPVGLITYMRTDSVTLSNVAIEEARQVIEERFGKEYVPAKPRTYKSKAKNAQEAHEAIRPTGLARHPETLKTFLDGDELRLYKLIWERTIAAQMADALLDATTIDILAGEKFLFRSSGQVVRFPGFMKVYIEGKDTESEEVEGLLPSLEEKEALSFEELQGEEHTTQPPPRYTEASLVKILEENGIGRPSTYAATMNTLVERNYVQLIKRVFHPQDLGREVIRFLLQCFDKYVDYQFTANMEDDLDAIALGKGEWKSFLKDFWIPFKKEVEVVKEVRFVGEPLDEKCPECEQPLTKKYGRNGYFIACDGYPECKYTRPVNGERNAEVVLSDEKCEKCGKPMQFKEGRYGKYLACSGYPDCKNNQPLIKPKSLDIECPSCKEGEIMEKKSRYGKIFYSCNRYPKCKYALWDQPFEEPCPKCAFPLTVEKTTKRAGTVRKCPQEECDYLITLIEPEVKPAAKKAPAKKTVKKTTAKKAPAKKSTAKKPAAKKTTKKDA, from the coding sequence ATGGCGAATTCACTGGTTATCGTAGAGTCACCGGCCAAGGCCAAAACCATCGAGAAGTTTCTCGGCAAAGGTTATCAGGTCCTGGCGTCCTATGGACACGTTAGAGATCTCCCCAGCAAAGACGGTTCCGTTGACGTCGATAACGACTTCCTCCCCAAGTATGTCGTTTCAGCCAAAGCCAAAAAACAGCTGACGATTCTGAAGCAAGCTCTCAAAAAGGCTGACAACCTGGTCCTCGCAACTGACCCCGACCGCGAAGGGGAAGCCATCGCCTGGCATCTGCTGGAAGCTCTCGGCGTTGATGAAAAAGGTGATTCGCCTCATGTCAGCCGGGTCGTCTTTCACGAGATCACCAAGGACGCTGTCAACGAAGCCATCGCCAACCCGCGCCAGATTTCGACGGAAATGGTCGATGCTCAACAGGCTCGCCGTATCCTCGACTACCTGGTTGGCTTTAACCTGTCACCGGTGCTGTGGCGCAAGATCCCCGGAAGCCGCTCCGCAGGTCGTGTCCAGTCAGTTGCCCTGCGACTGATCTGTGAACGAGAAGAAGAGATCGAAGCCTTTCAGTCCAAGGATTACTGGACCATCGAGGCCACTATGGCCAACGCTGAGAAGACCACTTTTTCGGCGAGGCTGCACACCATCGATGACAAGAAGGTTGCCTCCAGCGCCAAAAACCTTGAGTCAAATGCCTACCAGGTGATTGCCGATCAGAAAGCGGCAGAGGCCCTGGTTGAAGAGATCAAGCCTCTTCCGGTACAGGTCTCAACTGTCAGTCGTACGGAAAAGAAGCGCCGTCCGGCGGCACCCTTTACCACCAGCACTCTGCAGCAGGAAGCTAACCGCAAGCTCGGCTTCTCGGCGCGCAAGACAATGTCAACGGCCCAAAAACTCTACGAAGGTGTTGACACCGGCGATGGCCCCGTAGGTCTGATCACCTATATGCGTACCGACTCGGTGACACTGTCCAACGTCGCCATCGAAGAGGCTCGCCAGGTGATTGAGGAACGCTTCGGCAAAGAGTATGTTCCTGCCAAGCCGCGCACCTACAAAAGCAAAGCGAAAAACGCACAGGAGGCTCACGAGGCGATTCGCCCCACCGGCCTGGCACGCCATCCGGAAACGCTCAAGACCTTTCTCGATGGCGATGAGCTGCGGCTCTACAAGCTGATCTGGGAGCGCACGATCGCGGCCCAGATGGCAGATGCCCTGCTCGACGCGACCACAATCGATATTCTCGCCGGTGAAAAATTCCTGTTCCGTTCTTCGGGACAGGTGGTTCGCTTCCCGGGATTCATGAAAGTCTATATTGAGGGCAAGGACACGGAGAGCGAAGAAGTTGAAGGTCTCCTGCCCAGCCTCGAGGAGAAAGAGGCTCTGAGCTTCGAAGAGCTGCAGGGCGAAGAGCATACCACCCAACCGCCACCACGTTATACGGAAGCCTCTCTGGTCAAGATTCTGGAAGAGAACGGGATCGGCCGACCATCGACTTACGCAGCCACGATGAACACCCTGGTAGAGCGTAACTACGTGCAGTTGATCAAGCGTGTATTCCACCCGCAGGACCTCGGGCGTGAAGTCATTCGTTTCCTCCTACAGTGTTTCGACAAGTACGTCGACTACCAGTTTACAGCCAACATGGAAGATGATCTCGACGCCATTGCACTTGGCAAAGGCGAATGGAAGTCTTTCCTGAAAGACTTCTGGATTCCTTTCAAGAAAGAGGTTGAGGTTGTCAAAGAAGTCCGCTTTGTCGGTGAGCCTCTTGATGAGAAATGCCCTGAATGCGAACAACCACTGACCAAGAAGTACGGCCGCAACGGTTACTTCATCGCCTGCGATGGCTACCCTGAGTGCAAATACACCCGCCCGGTCAACGGTGAGCGCAATGCAGAGGTGGTCCTCTCTGACGAGAAATGTGAAAAATGCGGCAAACCGATGCAGTTCAAGGAAGGACGGTATGGCAAGTACCTGGCCTGTTCAGGCTATCCGGATTGCAAGAACAACCAGCCGCTGATCAAACCGAAATCCCTCGACATCGAGTGCCCTTCCTGTAAAGAAGGCGAGATCATGGAAAAGAAGAGTCGTTACGGCAAAATCTTCTATTCCTGCAACCGTTACCCGAAGTGCAAATACGCACTCTGGGATCAGCCTTTTGAAGAGCCTTGCCCGAAATGTGCTTTCCCGCTGACCGTCGAGAAGACCACAAAGCGTGCTGGCACCGTACGCAAATGTCCTCAAGAGGAATGTGATTATCTGATCACCCTGATTGAGCCCGAGGTAAAGCCGGCCGCAAAAAAAGCTCCGGCTAAGAAGACTGTCAAGAAAACCACGGCCAAGAAGGCTCCGGCGAAAAAGTCGACGGCAAAAAAACCGGCCGCCAAGAAAACGACTAAAAAAGACGCCTGA
- a CDS encoding DUF4911 domain-containing protein, whose amino-acid sequence MSPDKVFSKRYFQMPRAEIGHLRFILESYDGLAFARTLDNQRALVEIAYPPSRRHDVEPLLEALAVEIGLQAVAAPAVVPPL is encoded by the coding sequence ATGAGCCCGGACAAGGTGTTCAGCAAGCGTTATTTTCAGATGCCGCGTGCCGAGATCGGTCATCTGCGTTTCATTCTGGAAAGTTACGATGGCTTGGCTTTCGCGCGGACGCTTGATAACCAGCGTGCACTCGTGGAGATCGCCTATCCGCCAAGTCGCAGACATGATGTTGAGCCGTTGCTCGAGGCGCTTGCTGTTGAGATTGGTCTACAGGCAGTGGCTGCTCCAGCTGTTGTGCCGCCACTTTAA
- a CDS encoding LysM domain-containing protein, whose protein sequence is MNFRRIILTACLLLMILPGIALAKEEPIIYTVEQGDTLWGISQRFIKDPHYWPNLWSNNPDIGNPHLIYPGQKLRIYKGRIEIIPIGDGTEGGTSDVGAAVVTPDEILLISTYGGAHSYISSEEEESLGTLVDTVDNRVMVTVGDKVFLEMADLAATKPGDVFELITMGPRVFHPAGEKKFGHQLEKNAIGFQTIQLGTLEIKKVTPSVAVAEIITATREIKRGSKLRPYKQVPDRIPRIFSDTVVEGYIVSDDIGKLAMGQWEVILLDIGEEEGLQVGHELDLYRKREATEQADKTKALELPDIDLGDAIVLEVRKGFAEALITRTTNLPLYRGDKVRTKTQ, encoded by the coding sequence ATGAATTTCAGACGTATTATTCTGACAGCCTGCTTACTGCTTATGATCTTGCCGGGGATAGCCCTTGCCAAGGAGGAACCGATCATCTACACGGTCGAGCAGGGAGACACCTTGTGGGGGATTTCCCAGCGTTTCATCAAGGACCCTCATTACTGGCCGAACCTCTGGTCCAACAATCCTGATATCGGCAACCCTCACCTGATCTATCCGGGCCAGAAGTTGCGGATTTACAAAGGACGCATCGAAATCATCCCGATCGGAGATGGGACCGAAGGGGGAACCAGCGATGTTGGCGCAGCCGTTGTTACTCCTGATGAAATCTTGCTGATTTCCACCTATGGCGGAGCTCACAGCTATATAAGCTCCGAAGAAGAAGAATCATTGGGAACCCTGGTTGACACCGTCGACAATCGCGTCATGGTTACAGTTGGCGACAAGGTTTTTCTCGAGATGGCGGACCTGGCAGCCACCAAACCCGGTGACGTCTTCGAGTTAATCACCATGGGGCCAAGAGTCTTCCACCCGGCAGGGGAGAAGAAGTTCGGCCACCAACTCGAGAAAAACGCCATCGGTTTTCAGACAATTCAGCTGGGAACCCTGGAAATTAAAAAGGTGACACCATCGGTTGCGGTCGCCGAAATTATCACGGCCACCCGTGAGATCAAACGTGGCTCCAAACTGCGCCCCTACAAGCAGGTTCCCGACCGGATCCCCCGTATTTTCTCCGACACGGTCGTTGAAGGCTACATCGTCTCTGACGATATCGGTAAGCTGGCCATGGGCCAGTGGGAAGTCATTCTCCTCGACATAGGAGAAGAGGAGGGCCTTCAGGTCGGTCATGAGCTGGATCTTTACCGTAAGCGTGAAGCGACTGAGCAGGCAGACAAGACAAAGGCTTTGGAACTTCCTGACATCGACCTGGGAGATGCCATCGTTCTTGAAGTTCGCAAGGGCTTTGCCGAGGCGTTGATTACCCGCACCACTAACCTGCCTCTCTATCGTGGTGACAAGGTCAGGACCAAGACCCAATAA
- the ybgF gene encoding tol-pal system protein YbgF, which produces MITLIYRIFAVTAVSILLSACAPPATVPASSNLTLEMRRVHSSLNSQEQAINELSRKVAELENQLQRQSNERERLDHAPQTVSGAYQPSRGPQPVGVTSPQLQGEGSPTEVYLQAFGDYASGHYQTAIHGFETFLQRYPNNSYASNAQFWLGDCYFNQQQYPLAIQEFERVLSEYQSAPKNPDALLKIAIAQLQLGATDEARQAIDTLGQRYPNSTATQKAQKLTIP; this is translated from the coding sequence ATGATAACCCTTATTTACAGAATATTTGCTGTGACGGCAGTCAGCATCCTGCTATCTGCGTGTGCGCCGCCGGCCACAGTGCCAGCCTCCAGCAACCTGACCCTCGAGATGCGCAGGGTGCACTCCTCGCTAAACAGTCAGGAGCAGGCGATAAACGAACTGTCGCGCAAGGTCGCTGAGCTGGAAAACCAGCTACAGCGTCAGAGCAACGAGCGCGAGCGCCTGGACCACGCGCCGCAAACGGTGTCGGGAGCCTACCAGCCCAGCAGAGGGCCCCAACCCGTAGGGGTGACCTCACCCCAACTTCAGGGTGAAGGGTCACCGACAGAGGTTTACCTGCAGGCCTTCGGTGACTACGCTTCCGGTCACTACCAGACAGCAATTCATGGTTTCGAAACCTTCCTGCAACGTTACCCCAACAATAGCTATGCTAGCAATGCCCAGTTCTGGCTCGGTGACTGTTACTTCAACCAGCAGCAGTACCCCCTGGCAATTCAGGAATTTGAGCGCGTCCTCAGCGAATATCAAAGTGCGCCGAAAAATCCGGATGCACTCTTGAAAATAGCGATTGCACAATTACAACTGGGGGCCACAGATGAGGCCCGCCAGGCCATTGATACTCTTGGCCAGCGTTATCCGAATAGCACAGCCACCCAAAAAGCCCAGAAACTGACGATACCTTAA
- a CDS encoding U32 family peptidase C-terminal domain-containing protein, producing the protein MIVPELLAPAGNLEKLKTALRFGADAVYCGIEQFSLRALAGNLTLQELSQGCEIAHSRGKKLYLTLNVFLRPGEEIAARELLETLRPIPVDAYILSDPGMLHLVHQVDPEREVHLSTQANTTNALAAHFWQSQGVKRLNLARELSLKEISAVGASAEIELEVFVHGAMCMAYSGRCLLSAGMSGRSANSGSCSHPCRWQYSLQEEMRPGEYYPVEEDERGSYIFNSKDLCLIDHLPELIEAGVDSLKIEGRMKSLYYVAAVTRVYRAALDAWRDEPKNHQSDPQWQRELEAVSHRPYGTGFLFDQDDAFVNTADSHYLRDCDFVGLVKERTESGDWLVEGRNRFQAGDRIELIGPEMRQSELTFAEATDKAGEVITTVQPNALVNMALPEGTQPGDFLRRWR; encoded by the coding sequence TTGATAGTTCCTGAACTCCTGGCTCCGGCAGGAAACCTTGAAAAACTGAAGACTGCTCTGCGTTTCGGCGCCGATGCGGTTTACTGTGGAATCGAACAATTCAGCTTGCGCGCGCTGGCCGGGAACCTGACTCTGCAAGAGCTCTCCCAAGGGTGTGAAATTGCGCATTCTCGGGGGAAAAAGCTCTACCTGACGCTGAATGTTTTCCTCCGCCCCGGTGAAGAGATTGCCGCCCGTGAGCTTTTGGAAACTTTGCGGCCAATCCCGGTTGATGCTTATATTCTATCCGACCCCGGGATGCTCCATCTTGTGCACCAGGTTGACCCGGAAAGAGAGGTGCATCTTTCTACGCAGGCCAACACCACCAACGCTCTGGCGGCTCATTTTTGGCAGTCACAGGGCGTTAAACGACTGAACCTGGCCAGAGAGCTGAGTTTAAAGGAAATCTCTGCCGTCGGAGCTTCGGCAGAGATTGAACTCGAAGTCTTCGTGCACGGGGCCATGTGCATGGCTTACTCCGGACGCTGCCTTTTGTCAGCAGGGATGTCGGGGAGAAGCGCCAATAGTGGCAGCTGCAGTCATCCCTGTCGCTGGCAGTACTCTTTGCAGGAGGAGATGCGTCCGGGGGAATATTACCCTGTTGAGGAAGATGAACGCGGTAGCTATATCTTCAACAGTAAAGACCTTTGCCTGATCGATCATCTGCCGGAATTGATTGAGGCGGGTGTCGACAGTCTTAAGATCGAAGGTCGCATGAAGAGTCTTTATTATGTGGCTGCCGTCACCCGGGTCTATCGGGCCGCATTGGATGCCTGGCGTGATGAACCGAAAAATCACCAGAGCGATCCCCAATGGCAAAGAGAACTTGAGGCGGTCAGTCACCGTCCTTACGGGACCGGCTTTCTCTTTGATCAGGATGATGCCTTCGTCAACACTGCAGACAGCCATTACCTGCGAGATTGTGACTTCGTTGGCCTGGTCAAGGAACGGACGGAGTCCGGAGACTGGTTGGTGGAAGGACGCAACCGCTTTCAAGCGGGAGACCGGATTGAGCTGATCGGTCCGGAGATGCGCCAGTCCGAACTGACCTTTGCGGAAGCGACCGATAAAGCCGGTGAAGTTATTACGACGGTGCAGCCGAATGCCCTTGTGAATATGGCGCTCCCCGAAGGCACCCAGCCTGGCGATTTCCTGCGCCGCTGGCGTTAA
- a CDS encoding NUDIX hydrolase, translated as MSTILLSEKVYRGRILDVALEKHAMPNGRQSNFEIIRHPGGAAVLPVLPDGQVLLIRQFRPAIGAMVYEIPAGRLEPNESPEECAGRELIEEVGYCAAQITPLGGFWSTVGFCDEYIHLFLGKELTVAEQALEPDEVIELCPMHLDEALQRVNNGEILDSKTQLALLRYQLSCTENNE; from the coding sequence ATGTCGACTATTCTCTTAAGTGAAAAAGTTTACCGGGGGCGCATCCTGGATGTTGCGCTGGAGAAACACGCGATGCCGAATGGGCGGCAGTCGAATTTTGAGATCATTCGCCATCCTGGCGGGGCAGCTGTCCTGCCGGTTCTTCCCGACGGGCAGGTTCTGTTGATCCGGCAGTTCCGCCCGGCGATCGGTGCGATGGTTTATGAAATTCCTGCCGGACGACTGGAACCGAATGAATCGCCGGAAGAATGTGCCGGTCGTGAGCTGATCGAGGAAGTAGGCTACTGCGCCGCGCAGATCACACCCCTGGGAGGCTTCTGGAGTACGGTCGGCTTTTGTGATGAATACATTCATCTGTTTCTTGGCAAGGAGTTGACTGTTGCAGAGCAGGCCCTGGAGCCTGACGAGGTGATTGAGCTTTGTCCCATGCATCTTGACGAGGCTCTGCAGAGAGTCAATAACGGTGAAATTCTTGATAGCAAAACGCAGCTGGCTTTGTTGCGCTACCAGTTGTCTTGTACGGAGAATAACGAGTGA